In Mycoplasma suis str. Illinois, a single window of DNA contains:
- the rpsS gene encoding 30S ribosomal protein S19, whose product MSRSSKKGLYVLPSLLKKAAKMQQQEKKKAIKTWSRNSTIYPEFLSLTFLVHNGRTFVTVVCNEYMLGHKLGEFAPTRVFKQHTLAKSGHNKK is encoded by the coding sequence ATGAGCAGAAGTTCTAAGAAAGGTTTATATGTTTTACCTAGCCTTCTTAAAAAGGCTGCAAAGATGCAGCAACAAGAAAAAAAGAAAGCCATTAAAACATGATCAAGAAATAGTACTATTTATCCAGAATTTTTGTCACTAACTTTCCTTGTTCACAATGGAAGAACATTTGTGACAGTTGTATGTAATGAATATATGTTGGGACACAAATTGGGAGAATTTGCTCCAACTAGAGTGTTTAAACAACACACTCTAGCTAAGTCAGGACATAACAAGAAATAG